The window GGAATCATTCATATTGTAGGAAGGTCAGAGGGGACAATCTTCTGGTGATGATGATTGGAGGAAAAAATATCTTGGTAATAATGACCAGACAGTGGATTCCCGTGATGATCAGAGAAAATCAGAAGAGCATCAGCAACAGCATCAAAGCCATATAACTAATGCTGCTGCTGGAAACCAACAGCCTCATCATGATAACAGTTCTGGTAATGGGATTGTTCCAGTTGAAATCAGGCCTGGGCATATCCGCTTTGAGCCTTTTGATGAAGGTAGACTCTCTATTTTAGAATATCTAGTCTCTTGTGGATGCTCtctagaaaaattaaatgaattaattaCTCCCATCATACTATAATCTAATGGATCTGGTGTGCTTATAATAATTTGAATGGTGTTAGATAATTTCTGCTTTGGCTTGGTCAATAAATTGCACTAAAATCTActcaaaatttcagatttgaaGCATCTCAGGTGAcgaatttaattgattttttttttaatatttggtTTGGGCATGCTGTTGCATTGCTGCTTTGCACCAGGATTAATGTATCTTATAATTCTTATACATGGTGAATGGGAATAACATTTTCTCTGAGGAATACTTCAGATGTTATTTATCATGAGAAAGCATGAGGTATGCATGGTCTGATCTACAAAGCACGCATCTCCCTTTGGAAGGCGCGGGAATAGATGGCAGCATTTAAGTTTTGCAGATCACCAAATATTCTTTCGGATTGTTTATCTTTTCAGTACAGTCTGaatgaattaaatttatacgTTAACAATCTCTGGACTATCATATAATGCCAGAACTTTTCATCTGAATATTGACAATCTTTCATTTGATAAATATCTCCTCTTACTGGCTTTTACTTACCCCTTCAACTTCAATTATATTACACCCTTGTGCTGTAAGATGTGTAAATTGGGATCAAGTTCGATTGTAAATGAGTTGTTTGATTTTAATGATTGCTAACATCCACATGATGCCTCTGTTTCTTCAGATGCTGATAGGCCGGTCCAGAAAAGTCCAGTCCCAGTGGTATGCTTTTGTTCACCCATTGTCATATGCTGCGCTCAGTTTTTTCCAGTTAAAATATACTCTTGTTTTCTCTGCTGTCAAATTGATcacgaatttttttcttctgatGTTTCCTAGATGACTTTCCAATGGAATGGAGTAACTGACAAGAAGAAGGGGCAGAAGTGGGGTAAAGAGAAAGGTGCCAGCAAATGGTCTGATAATGGCTATCAAAAAACTAACTGGACAGATAACGGCTATCGAAAAACTAAGTGGGCTGACAATAGTAATCAGAAAAATACATGGGCTGGTAAGGGTGATAAAAAAAGTGCATGGACTGATAATAATTACCAAAATGCTGCATGGAATGGTAGTCAAGATGTCAATCAAGAACCTCCTCAAGAGGCATCCTTGGAAATACAGGCTCATCCCAGTGATTCAACAGACTTCACTAAGCTTTCACCATATGGACCTGTGCCTCAGGTTTGTTCGTCCTCTTTTGTTCATCCATGAATCTTTGTTCTGACAATAAACATGTATCAGGAAAAAATTTTCTATTCGATGGCTTTGAGATTTGTAACTGATGGAGAAGGTGTTGGATCGCAGTTTTCTAATGTTACTTTGCCTTGCCTTTTGGAATCAACTTTCAAAAGACAGATCAACTGGCAATAGTGACTTCTAACATTCTGGCTAATTACAGGAAGGCGACATTGTGGCATATCGTGTGATTGAGCTTTCATCATCCTGGACCCCTGAGGTTTCTCCCTTTAGGGTAAGATTATCGAGAATTCATTTATTCAACTTAATCATCGGCAAGGAAGTGCATTTATCTCCATTTTATGATCGAGGAGGGTAATGATTCCTGTGTTGTTTGGTGCAGGTTGGAAAAATATCTTCCTGTAATCAGGGATCCAAAAAGATCAGGCTGCTACCTGTCCCAGAGCATCCATTTGACTTGGAGAAGACAGACAAAGCCCTTTATGGAGAAGATGGCTCCTTGGAGGTACTCAGATGcatcatatttttatgatgtctctcataataaaaaatgacctGGTAGTCCATACCACACGGACGTGAATTTATGTCAGTCATTACATTAAGAATTCTGTGGCTATGGTCTGCACCATCTTAAAAATTATCGGCCATGCAATTTTTATAGAGTATTTGTTAGAGAAATGCTGTCCTTTATGGTGTTGCATAACTTTTGTTCCCTCTATCGTCCTGCAAGGTGGATTTTTCGTCACTTATCGATGTTCGTGCATTAAAGCCCAACAAGTCGGAGTCAGCAGTAGCAGTTGGTGGTCAAATTAATGAGACCAATGTAGGGAATTCAAATGCCGTGAGCATCGCACaggaaaacaagaaaaatggAATAGACCAAGCTCCAGCACAAGGTGGTCAAATTGATGAATCCTAATCTCttcattttatttcctttgtaTATACGAaatattgcatatatatatatatatgtatgtatgtatgtttgtGAACATACAGTGGTGGACGTATTAATTTCGGTATGTACAATTATTCGTGCAGAAAATGGAGGAGGGAACGTGTGGGAAGAGATCAGTCAAGCCCTGAGTGCGAAGAAGGAACAGTTGTCCCACGAGGATAGATGGAGACAAAAGGGGACTACAACCAAAGGTCCGCCTCCTTCCTCTTACCGGGGCTTGAGGGGAAGCGCTCTGGGCCCGATAATGGCCCTCCTAAGAGCGCAGAATGCGATGCAGTGAACCCCAGAATGCAGTCGTTAGGGCCTTATGTAGGCAGTCGTGAAAATATTTGCAACAGCTGAGCTTATGCTATCGGCGATATAATGTACGTATCGAGCATTGAGGGCCGTTCAGAGGTCCAGGTTTTGGAGAAGGGTAATTCATCAGCCCTTCTGTTGCTCTCGATAACTCATTTAGTCTGATCTGGGACTTTGAATTGTTGTACATAACTCGTATTTGGAACATGCTCTTTTTACTTTGAACCAAATTGTGCATGCTGAAGTGATTCCTTGCAGGTAGACAGTTGGTGGGAACCAATTCTGTTATCGAACCAATCACTATCCCAAGTGGCCCCATGTACATAAACATGTCGTGACAAATATCTGACATGTCTTGAATTTGCAAAGTCAAAAGCATGTAGTCGGATATGCCAGGAGCGGTTGCTTTGACTTTTATCCCCCCGGAAGTGGTCTTGATTTGAGATCTTACATGCGGCATGTTTCATTTTCAAGCTTATTATCAGAACTTTTCGCAAGCGAGGATCGCACTCGATTAATGATGACGATTCTTTCTGAGCCGTTCTTGAGTACCTGTCCTGATCCGATTTGTTTGTGCCCTCCTACCCGACTCATAAGGGCTGGGCCAGGCATGTGTGGTAAAGTAGCAGCATCGCATCGGTCTAGTTGGCCATGATATGAATCCTGGCCTGACCCGGTCTGCCCAAAAAGTTTTAAGTATACAATGCAATtgatgtaattttattaaaagcattttttttatcataattatttcGTTCCTCCTGTTCTATATCAGTGCCTTAATGCCCTTAACTCTTCTAAGTTCTACTTCTACCTCATTTTCACCTGCGTCGTCCTCTCAAATCCGGTCAACTTGACTCCCGCCACTAGCCGTCAGCTCCCGTTTGCTGTCACTTCACTATCGCCGTGAACCTAGACCACTGCGGGCACTATCCCTTAGTTAGTCACTCTCTTTTCCTCGCTTTGCCTAGAAGGGCCTAGACAACCAGAGGTCTATGGTACTCCCTCGTTTCAGTTGTATTTGAAGTGCTTAGCACGGGTCAGGGCGGGCCTGAGCCGACACTTATGGGGCAGGCACGGGCGTCTTCGGCCACACCCCTGTTAGGGCGTGGGACAGGGCGGGCCGACAGGCGTGGGGCTCGGGTCAGGCCCAGTATTCAAAATAACCGTCATGACCGGTCCATTGCCATTTTGGACCGGAAAAGCAAGCGAAGAACTCATCATTGGGCCAACAGGCCCATAGAGCAGTTTCCACCTTCCCATTTTTTACGTTCCTCTCCGACAACAAAACCTGCAGGTACTGTCGAGGCACCGACTCCATAGCTGGAGCAGTTCGCTCGTCCGACCAGACGAAGCTCAAGCTGTGAGCTGCCGGCAAATGCTATGCCTTCCCGCTGATTATGTGCGGCAGTCTGGGCGCTACCCGCCTGCTCTACCGTGCTCGCATTTCCAACTACGTCAAGTCCGGCCTCATCGACCGCGCCCTCCGGGTGTTCGACGAAATGTCCCACTCCAGCTGCCGCGTCTTCTCTGTCGACTACAACCGTCTCATCGGCGTCCTCGTCCGCTACTCCCGCCACGAGCTCGCCGAGCACTACTACTACGAGTTGACTTCCCAGGGCTTCTCCCTCACCCCCTTCACATACTCCCGCTTCATCTCCGGCCTCTGCCGGGTCAAGAACTTGACTCTGATCAATACCCTACTCCCTGATATGGACAGGCTCGGGTATGTTCCCGATATCTGGGCGTTCAACATTTACCTCGATCTTCTCTGTGGCGAGAGTCAGCTTGACTTGGCCCTGGAGGTGTTTGATAGAATGGTGGAGAAGGGCAGGGAGCCTGACGTCGTGACGTACACTATACTCATTGACGGCTTGTGTAAAGATCGGAAATTTGACCGGGCAGGTGAGATGTGGATTGAAATGATTGAGAGAGGAATTGCACCCGACTACGTTGCGTGCACCGCTCTGGTTGTTGGGTTGTGCATTGGCGGGAAGGTTGATTTGGCTTATGAGCTCGTGATCGACGTTTTGAAGAGCGGTCAAGCGGAGTTCAACTGTTTGATTTACAATGCCTTGATAGGTGGGTTTTGTAAGGCGGGCAGGGTCGATAAGGCTCTAACTATCAAGTCTTTCATGCAAAAGAATGGGTGCAAACCCGATATAGTTACTTATAATATTCTTTTGAACTACTGTTGTGACAAGCTGATGTTGGAGGAGGCGGAGAAGTTGTTGAAGAGGATGGAGAGTGTTGGGATGGAACCTGATGTTTATAGTTACAACATAATCTTGAAGGGCCTTTGCAAAGCCAATCGACCCGATAAGGCTTATAAGCTACTGCTGAACACTATGGAGGCAAAAGGGCTCTGTGATGTTGTGTCGTATAATACTATAATAGATGCGTTTTGCAAGGGGGGTCACACTAGGAGAGGTTACAAGCTCTTTGAGGAGATGGGTCGAAAGGGGATTATGCCTGATGTGCTTACATTTACAATTCTTATAGAAGCTTTTCTTCGAGAAGGCAGTTCCGATATGGCAAAGAAGCTTCTTGATCAAATGACTGTAATTGGACTTTCACCGGACCGAGTTTTATACACGGTGCTTGTAGATCATCTTTGTAAGACTGGGAAAATAGGGATGGCTCGGAGCATTTTCCGTGACATGGTGGAGAAAGAAATTAGGCCCGATGAGGTTTCATACAATGCCCTCATTGGTGGACTCTGCAAGGCTTCCAGAGTTGGTGAAGCCATGCAAGTGTACGAGGAGATGAAAGCAAGTGGATGCTCTCCAGACGAAGTAACCTTCAAGTTGATAATTTGTGGCCTCATTGGGGAAAAGCAACTCTCGATGGCATGTACACTATGGGATCAGATGATGGAGAAAGGATTCACTCTGGACAGCTCTGTTTCAGAAATACTAGTGAACGAGATCCAGTCACAAGATGGTGAAGGATAAATGGTTTGTGACCAAATCCTTCTCATAATTTCTGGTTTTTTTACCTTTGTCTTTTCTCCTTTCATCTATATGGTGCCTCATTCAATTAATTAGGGAAAACAGTTTAAATTAAGGCTTCTCGTGCAGGCAATGTGATGTTTTAATACCGCACTGCTATCTGTCATCTGTGTAAAATTAAGCAAATATTACTCCATTTTTAACTTGAATATATTGTATTGACAGTAAGCCAGAATGGGATAGATAATGGAGCCATTGCTGTGGTCCAGAAGAAAATCAGCCTACTGCAAGTTCATCACAGCGATTTAAATGTAGACGATTGTCAGACAGCTGAAGCCCATCCCTGGTTGCAGTATGGCAGTTCATAAGGTTGGAGAAGGCTCATTCTTTCAGTTGCAATTTTGCCTTTGATGTCAATCGAGAGCAACATGTTGAGCATTCACTCACGAGCTTGGTTTTCAGGTTGTGGATCCAGAAGAATTCGTTTTCCTTTCTGTGTTACAGATTCTGGGACCTCATTACCTGTTCGGCCGGAAATCCTATCCGAGGATCATCTTGTGAAGTTCATTTCTCCGAACCGATGTTTGCCCCCTCTTCGAGGTTTCTACCCTTCTTTCATGGTGATTATATTAAAGTAGACTCATGGCTTTGACAATCCATGAACATGACATAGTTATGGTACTCTTAATACGGAAAAGGATGGAAatgttttgatatttttatgtCTAAGCCATTTACTGGATTAATTATCTTGTGCTGAAAACAAATTCTATTGTCAGGTATAGCTATAACCTCAATTTAGTTATTAATCTTCTCATTCTTAATGGAGTTCAGGTATTTTTGAATCCTCGAGAGACCAATCAGCACCCCTCACAACTTGGAGAATATTACCagtaaaggaaaaataaaacgCATTGGCAGATGGAAATTTCTGAAGTCCCGAAATTCCCCTGGCATGCTTCGAGAAGAAAATCATCATAAAGGTTAAATTCGTTTTAGATATTGAATACCAATTGATAGGATGCCATCATCATCCTGCAATTTTGGAGCCAGTCGCCCTCTGTGGACAATGGAGTCACTTGGCAAAGGAGCTAAATTCCTTCTTGTTTATTGGTTCACATCACCGATCCATTGCAGGATACAAACTGATGATCAAATTTTCTTACTCTCAGTCACCATGTAAAAATTCTCTCGTGACATTGGAAGCATAATTTGTACGGATATATACATCTTGATTAATGGAGCTTGAAGCTTCGACAAAATATCTCATTATACGCTTAATCAATGTTATTGCTATGGAACATTGATCGTCGGATTTGACAGGAACTTTTTGACAGAGAAAGTAAGCTAGCCTTGCTAGCAGTGGCAAATGGAACTGTTTATTAGTCTGTCTTTAGAATCTGTCTGTGAGATTACTTGCTTCCTTCACTTAGCTTTACATCAAATTCTTTGCCTCGACATGAATCTTCTTTGGAGTTGTCACCAAGTTATTCTCTTTTCCATATCCTATCATTAACCCGAGCTTGCTCGCCTCTTCCGTTTCCTTCAATCTTCCAGGCGCAGCCAAACATGTACTCCCGGCGCCACGAGACTAACCCGCACTTCTTGCCGCCGGAGTCGCTCCCGAGCGACCAAAATGCCCCCAGCCCCTCTGGCCTGGTCCCCCAGCCGGCGATAAACCAACCTCGCCGGCAGCGCACTCCACGTGGCCCACATTTGGAGCGGCACTATCCACTTCAGGGCCCTGACCAAGATCCGCGTTCCCAGTTAGAAGGCCCCCCAGGGCAAGTCTTTGTACCTCGCGGCCGTGGCCCTTCCAGGGCAACAGTGCTTCTGCCTGAGAGCCCGGATTACCCTGACCACTATCCGCTCCATCGCCAGGGTAAGGGCTCGCATTCTATTTCACCCGGTGGATTGGAGCTGCCACCACCTCGCCGAGGCAAATCAGGCAAAAGTCGAGATCAGAGGGAGCAACCACCGCCAGAGACTGGAGAAGAGCATGCCCGGCCCCCAGGCCGGCCTGTCCCTCAGACTCCTCATGTGGAGCCTGAGGAAAGCCGGCGCAACCGCCAGGACCTGCAGTTTCCCCGGCGCCGCAAGGCAAAATTCATAACGTGGTTCTTTGCCATTTGTTGTGCCCTATTCTGGATAGTCATCATCGTGGGAGGCCTGATTGTCCTCATAGTCTACCTGTTGTTTCGGCCCCACATTCCGCGGTTCGACATCCCCAGTGCGACCCTGAATGCAGCCTATCTCGACATGGACTATCTCCTGAACGCGGACCTCACCCTCCTTGCAAACTTCACGAACCCTAACAGAAAGGTCCGCGTGGACTTCAGTTACGTGATCCTCGACCTCTACTACAGGAGCATACCCATTGCCACACAGTACATCGAGCCGTTCTCAACAATGAGGTCCGAGTCTAAGTTTGCAAATGTCCACATGATCAGCAGTCAAGTCCGTCTCCCACTGAGGGAGAGCCAACTGCTGAGGAAGCAAATAGAGAGCAACGGGCCAGTCCCACTCGAGGTGAAGGGATTGTTCCGAGCACGGTCTAATCTCGGGAGCTTGCTGAGATACTCGTATTCGCTCCACAGCCATTGCTCCATCGTCCTTACTGGCCCTCCAAGTGGGGTTCTGAGGGCAACCCATTGCAGAACAAAGCGTTGAGGAAGAACCTTTTAATCTTCACGTGCAGAACTTTGTACTCTGTTTTCCAGCAGTTATTTTTGCACAACCATGGTTTGTTCATGATGCCGAATCGTTACAGGAGGGATCTGTTACTTCCTGTGTGATCTGCCACCGAAATCCACGGGATTTATGCAAGTCTAATCGATCTTATTCTGATGAACAAAAACTGTTATAATCTCTTTCTTACGACAAAGCGAGTATTTAGAAACCAAACATACTGTTATCTTAGTCGAACACAAATTGCAGGACAGGCAAACTGATTCCTACATGAAATTTCATCTTGCAACGGAAGGGAAACGGCATTTTCTTCTTGAATACATACACAACAATGTTCTCATGGTACAAAGACAAGAATATAAAGCTTTCATTGCGAGAGCTCAAGCAAGAAAAAGCACTAAAATTCTTAATGCTGGAACCTCAAGAAACTGCCTCCAGCtacttcttttttctcttccaCTACTGACAAGCAGCTCGAAGACCTGACAGCCCCTTAATGACCAACAAGCACAGTGACCGTTCGAGGAGAAAACCAAAGTTTATTTCGGACCTTCTTCTTTAAAACCTTCGCCCATACTCCCGACTAAAGAAAGGATGCCTGAGTGCATCATGAGCAGATAATCTGTCGGCTGGATCATATTTCAGGAGTCCTTGCAAGAGGTCAATTAGATCCCCAGCTGAGTGATCAACGTGCTGCATTACAATATTCTGCcaaaggggaaaaagaaagtcGATGTTACCACATCAGTCCCAGATATGAAAACCAAAAGCACTTTGAGACGAGGACCTGAAGACGAGGAAGCTTTAGAACAGCTTTAATGCTTTCTCGAGAGGCAGCCCCTTCAGGCCAATCAAGTCTACCCCTTCGGACATATTTCTCAGCAGGCCGACTAATGACAAGATCAACACAAAAGAGAGAAACAAACATGAGAACAGGATAAATAATTGAATGTCTCAGTATAGATTCAGAAAATTTGTAAAGCGGAACACGAACTCGACTCTTTTCAACATGTGTGGTGGCAATGGGCCTAAGACCCTTTCCATCATTGCGAGGTGCTCCAAGTTCTCGTGCGTCTGAAACAATGCTTCTCCCTGAgaatttaggaaaaagtttcagggaaaaaaaaaaagccattTTTTATGCGAGCCATTCTCTTGTCAGCTATAATCCTACCAGCTTTCCTCACACCCTCTGACGAGGAAGGATCCatctaaaaaattcaaatttaaggTTTCAAGATTCAATTATTGGTCCTG of the Punica granatum isolate Tunisia-2019 chromosome 6, ASM765513v2, whole genome shotgun sequence genome contains:
- the LOC116211385 gene encoding coilin isoform X2, which encodes MFSDSEKISDRYCPKVPLCPRSRSGDLLFTMDGFVLPPFESTSVLKDKDVIWVRKKERSSTGTPRLGSGKNSVKALQVVEKQPVNTNLQLLANEEFIKETGGYKSESEEDKDEPSADRNNVENAANEDAGSKKRKASKKLKSPKRKKSRLANAEESPAACEGAGREEPVAEKETTQDNEILVRESRLEKDKSSDSKDRKDIASTSKNDGEVSVPSQSSPEGKGKGSVDASPAPSEAKKLPSRSARRKKLKRKWLREMRKIGKKEEGQRGQSSGDDDWRKKYLGNNDQTVDSRDDQRKSEEHQQQHQSHITNAAAGNQQPHHDNSSGNGIVPVEIRPGHIRFEPFDEDADRPVQKSPVPVMTFQWNGVTDKKKGQKWGKEKGASKWSDNGYQKTNWTDNGYRKTKWADNSNQKNTWAGKGDKKSAWTDNNYQNAAWNGSQDVNQEPPQEASLEIQAHPSDSTDFTKLSPYGPVPQEGDIVAYRVIELSSSWTPEVSPFRVGKISSCNQGSKKIRLLPVPEHPFDLEKTDKALYGEDGSLEVDFSSLIDVRALKPNKSESAVAVGGQINETNVGNSNAVSIAQENKKNGIDQAPAQENGGGNVWEEISQALSAKKEQLSHEDRWRQKGTTTKGPPPSSYRGLRGSALGPIMALLRAQNAMQ
- the LOC116211385 gene encoding coilin isoform X1 encodes the protein MEGVRVRLQFEDRRILSKSQRKEGLKRSWIGLKPQHETVCDLASHILHAFELQDSCPHGLILSMDGFVLPPFESTSVLKDKDVIWVRKKERSSTGTPRLGSGKNSVKALQVVEKQPVNTNLQLLANEEFIKETGGYKSESEEDKDEPSADRNNVENAANEDAGSKKRKASKKLKSPKRKKSRLANAEESPAACEGAGREEPVAEKETTQDNEILVRESRLEKDKSSDSKDRKDIASTSKNDGEVSVPSQSSPEGKGKGSVDASPAPSEAKKLPSRSARRKKLKRKWLREMRKIGKKEEGQRGQSSGDDDWRKKYLGNNDQTVDSRDDQRKSEEHQQQHQSHITNAAAGNQQPHHDNSSGNGIVPVEIRPGHIRFEPFDEDADRPVQKSPVPVMTFQWNGVTDKKKGQKWGKEKGASKWSDNGYQKTNWTDNGYRKTKWADNSNQKNTWAGKGDKKSAWTDNNYQNAAWNGSQDVNQEPPQEASLEIQAHPSDSTDFTKLSPYGPVPQEGDIVAYRVIELSSSWTPEVSPFRVGKISSCNQGSKKIRLLPVPEHPFDLEKTDKALYGEDGSLEVDFSSLIDVRALKPNKSESAVAVGGQINETNVGNSNAVSIAQENKKNGIDQAPAQENGGGNVWEEISQALSAKKEQLSHEDRWRQKGTTTKGPPPSSYRGLRGSALGPIMALLRAQNAMQ
- the LOC116210558 gene encoding pentatricopeptide repeat-containing protein At1g13040, mitochondrial, translating into MCGSLGATRLLYRARISNYVKSGLIDRALRVFDEMSHSSCRVFSVDYNRLIGVLVRYSRHELAEHYYYELTSQGFSLTPFTYSRFISGLCRVKNLTLINTLLPDMDRLGYVPDIWAFNIYLDLLCGESQLDLALEVFDRMVEKGREPDVVTYTILIDGLCKDRKFDRAGEMWIEMIERGIAPDYVACTALVVGLCIGGKVDLAYELVIDVLKSGQAEFNCLIYNALIGGFCKAGRVDKALTIKSFMQKNGCKPDIVTYNILLNYCCDKLMLEEAEKLLKRMESVGMEPDVYSYNIILKGLCKANRPDKAYKLLLNTMEAKGLCDVVSYNTIIDAFCKGGHTRRGYKLFEEMGRKGIMPDVLTFTILIEAFLREGSSDMAKKLLDQMTVIGLSPDRVLYTVLVDHLCKTGKIGMARSIFRDMVEKEIRPDEVSYNALIGGLCKASRVGEAMQVYEEMKASGCSPDEVTFKLIICGLIGEKQLSMACTLWDQMMEKGFTLDSSVSEILVNEIQSQDGEG
- the LOC116210560 gene encoding uncharacterized protein LOC116210560, which translates into the protein MYSRRHETNPHFLPPESLPSDQNAPSPSGLVPQPAINQPRRQRTPRGPHLERHYPLQGPDQDPRSQLEGPPGQVFVPRGRGPSRATVLLPESPDYPDHYPLHRQGKGSHSISPGGLELPPPRRGKSGKSRDQREQPPPETGEEHARPPGRPVPQTPHVEPEESRRNRQDLQFPRRRKAKFITWFFAICCALFWIVIIVGGLIVLIVYLLFRPHIPRFDIPSATLNAAYLDMDYLLNADLTLLANFTNPNRKVRVDFSYVILDLYYRSIPIATQYIEPFSTMRSESKFANVHMISSQVRLPLRESQLLRKQIESNGPVPLEVKGLFRARSNLGSLLRYSYSLHSHCSIVLTGPPSGVLRATHCRTKR